Below is a genomic region from Streptomyces sp. NBC_00461.
CCCGTTCAGCACGAAGGCCGCCCTTCGCGGCCACGGAGGCTTCCGTGACTTCGACTTCCACGCCCCCGGGCCTGACCCGGTTCAACGCACTGGAGGAGCATGCGGCCCTCGCCGCCCTCCACGAGGCGTGTGCCTCCGCCACCTGGGCGAAGCGGCTGCTCGCCGCCCGTCCGTACGCCACCGCCGAGGACCTCTTCACCGCCAGCGACGCCGCCACGGCCGAGCTGACCGGTGCGGACCTGGCGGAGGCGATGGCCGGGCACCCGCCGATCGGCCGCCCCAAGCCGGGGGATCCCACCTCGGCGCGGGAGCAGCGCGGCATGGCCGGCGCCTCCGAGGAGCTCAGGTCGGAGATGCTCGAACTGAACCTGGCGTACCAGGACAGGTTCGGCCATGTCTTCCTCGTCTGCGCCACCGGCAGGACCGGTGAGCAGATGCGGGACGCGGTCAAGGAGCGGATCGGAAACTCGCCGGAGCAGGAGCGGGAGATCGTCCGCATCGAGCTGGGCAAGATCAACCGCATCCGACTGGCCCGACTCGTAGAAGAGGAAGCCTGACCATGAGTACGAGCACCACCGCCTCCGTGTCCACGCACATCCTGGACACCAGCGTCGGCCGCCCCGCCGAGAGCGTCGCCGTCCGGCTCGCCGCCCGCAGCGGGCACGGCGCGGACTGGCAGGCGCTCGGCGGCTCCGCGACCGACGCGGACGGTCGGTGCAAGGACCTTCCGGGCGTGCCGGAGGGGACCACACACGTACGGCTCGACTTCGAGGTCGAGGCGTATTTCCTTGAGTTCGAGAACAAGCAAGCCGATGCGCAGCAGGACGCCCCCGCGAACCGGGACAGCGGTGCGTTTTTTCCAGAGGTAGCGATCACCTTCGCCGTCAAGCCCGGCGAGCACTACCACGTACCGCTGCTGCTCAACCCGTTCGGCTACTCCGTTTACCGAGGGAGCTAGCAGACATGGCAGACAATCCCCGCCCGGCCCGCCCTGTGATCCTGGGACAGAACCAGTACGGCAAGGCCGAGAACCGCGTCGTGAAGATCACGCGGGACGGCGCCACCCACCACATCAAGGACCTCAACGTCTCGGTCGCGCTCTCCGGCGACATGGACGACGTCCACTACTCCGGCTCCAACGCCCACGTGCTGCCGACCGACACCACCAAGAACACGGTGTTCGCGTTCGCCAAGGAGCACGGCATCGAGTCGGCCGAGCAGTTCGGCATCCACCTCGCCCGCCACTTCGTCACCTCGCAGGAGCCGATCAGGACGGCCCGGATCCGCATCGAGGAGTACACCTGGGAGCGGATCGAGGCATCCGACGCCAACTCCCGGTTCATCGGCGCGGACGAGGTCAAGCACTCGTTCGTCAAGCAGGGCCAGGAGACCCGGCTGACGCAGATCACCTACGACGGCTCGTCGTGGGAGGTCGTCTCCGGACTCAAGGACCTGACGCTGATGAACTCGACCAACTCCGAGTTCTGGGGCTACGTCAAGGACAAGTACACGACGCTGCAGGAGGCGTACGACCGCATCCTGGCCACGTCGGTCTCGGCCCGCTGGCGGTTCAACTGGACCGACGACGAGCAGAAGATGCCCCACTGGGAGAAGTCCTACGAGCAGACCAGGAAGCACATGCTCCAGGCCTTCGCCGAGACGTACTCCCTCTCGCTGCAGCAGACGCTGTACCAGATGGGTTCGCGGATCATCAACAACCGCAGCGAGATCGACGAGGTCCGCTTCTCGCTGCCGAACAAGCACCACTTCCTCGTCGACCTGCAGCCCTTCGGTCTGAAGAACGACAATGAGGTGTACTTCGCCGCCGACCGCCCCTACGGCCTGATCGAGGGGACCGTCCTGCGGGACGGCTGCGAGCCGAAGATCCCGGTGGACCTCACCAACCTCTGACCATCCCTTCCGCGGCACCCTCGGCCGGGGAGCCCGCCTCCCCGGCCGCGGCACTCAAAACTTCCAGGGTCCTGCCGTGCCCTCCCCGCAAAGTCCATTGAGCGAAAAGGACGACATCATGGCAGCAGCCCAGCGCATCGTCATCGAGAACTGTTCGATCGCGACGGTCGACGCCGACGACACCGAGTACGCGAGCGGGTACGTCGTCATCGCCGGCAACCGCATCGAGTCGCTCGGCGCGGGCACGGCCCCCGAGGGCCTGGAGAACGTCGTACGCCGCATCGACGCCTCCGGCCATCTGGTGACCCCCGGCCTGGTCAACACCCACCACCACTTCTACCAGTGGATCACCCGGGGCCTGGCCACCGACCACAACCTCTTCAACTGGCTCGTCGCGCTGTACCCGACCTGGGCGCGCATCGACGAGCCGATGGTCCACGCGGCGGCACAGGGCTCGCTGGGCATGATGGCCCGCGGTGGTGTCACGACCGCGATGGACCACCACTACGTCTTCCCGAAGGACTCCGGTGACCTGTCCGGCGCGATCATCCGCGCCGCCCGCGAGATGGGCGTCCGCTTCACCCTCGCCCGCGGGTCCATGGACCGCAGCGAGAAGGACGGCGGCCTGCCCCCGGACTTCGCCGTCGAGACCCTCGAAGGCGCCCTCGCCGCGACCGAGGCCACCGTCCACGAGCACCACGACGCCTCCTTCGACGCGATGACCCAGGTGGCCGTGGCACCCTGCTCGCCGTTCTCCGTCTCCACCGAACTCATGCGTGAAGGCGCCGAGTTGGCCCGCCGCCTCGGTGTGCGCCTGCACACCCACGGCTCGGAGACCGTCGAGGAGGAGCAGTTCTGCAAGGAACTGTTCGGCATGGGCCCGACCGACTACTTCGAGTCCACCGGCTGGCTCGGCGAGGACGTGTGGATGGCGCACTGCGTCCACATGAACGACTCCGACATCGCCGCCTTCGCCCGTACGAGGACGGGCGTCGCCCACTGCCCGTCCTCCAACGCCCGGCTGGCGGCGGGGATCGCACGGGTCCCCGACATGCTGGCGGCCGGCGTCCCGGTCGGCCTCGGTGTCGACGGCACCGCCTCCAACGAGTCCGGCGAACTGCACACCGAACTGCGCAACGCCCTGCTCATCAACCGCCTCGGCGCGCACCGGGAAGCTGCTCTGAACGCCCGCCAGGCGCTGCGCCTCGGCACCTACGGCGGTGCCCAGGTCCTGGGCCGCTCCGCCGAGATCGGCTCCCTGGAGCCGGGCAAGCTGGCCGACCTGGTGCTGTGGAAGCTGGACACCCTCGCCCACGCCTCCATCGCCGACCCGGTCACCGCGCTGGTCTTCGGCGCGGCCGCCCCGGTCACCGCGTCCTTCGTCAACGGCCGCCAGATCGTCGAGACGAGCCGCCTGCTGCACGTCGACGAGGACGCCGTCGCCCGCTCCACACGGCATGAGGCCCGACGTCTGGCGCAGCTCGCCGCGCAGTAACGCCCTTCTCCACAGCGGCACTTGGTCTCCGGCCGGGAGGGACGGCTCCCGGTCGGTAGCCGTGGACCCGAGCAGGGTCCACGGCGGCCGTCTCCGGGGCGCGCACCGACGTGCGCACCCCGGAACGGTCACCGTTCTCCTCCCCGGGAACGGCCCGTCCGGGTCCCGCACGACCACACGCACCACCTCCATGAAACCCACGTCAGAGCCGACGTGTCACCCGCCCGGAGGAGCCGCCGTGTCCGTTACCCACCCGCTCGACGAGACCCATCCCGTCGACGAGAAACTCCCCGCCCTCAAGATGGCGACCACCGGGCTGCAGCATGTGGCCGCCATGTACGCGGGAGTCGTCGCCCCGCCGCTGATCGTCGGGGCCGCCATCGGCCTCTCCGCCACCGACCTCACCTTCCTCACCGGCGCCTGCCTCTTCACCGCGGGCCTCGCCACCTTCCTGCAGACCCTCGGCATCTGGAAGATCGGCGCCCGGCTGCCCTTCGTCAACGGCGTCACCTTCGCCGGCGTGGCCCCCATGACCGCGGTCGTCGCCTCCACCAAGGACAAGTCCGACGCGCTGCCCGTCATCTTCGGCGCGGTGATCGTCGCGGGCCTGCTCGGCTTCATCGCCGCGCCGTTCTTCAGCAAGGCGGTCCGCTTCTTCCCGCCGGTCGTCACCGGCAGCGTCATCACGCTCATAGGCGTGTCCCTGCTCCCGGTCGCGTTCGGCTGGGCGCAGGGACCCGACCCGACGGCGCACGACTACGGTTCGGCGACCAACCTGGGCCTGGCGGCCGCGACCCTGGTGCTCGTGCTGCTGCTGCGCCGCTTCACCCGCGGCTTCGTCAAACAGATCGCCGTCCTGCTCGGCCTGGTCGTCGGCACACTCGCCGCGATCCCCCTCGGCGCCACGGACTTCTCACCGGTGGCGGACGCGGCCGTGATCGGCTTCCCGACGCCGTTCCACTTCGGTGCACCGCAGTTCCAGCTCGCCGCGATCCTGTCGCTGTGCGTGGTGATGGTCGTCTCCATGACCGAATCGACCGCGGACATGCTCGCGCTCGGCGAGATCGTCGAACGGCCCGCCGACGAGAGGACCATCGCCGCGGGCCTGCGCGCCGACACCCTCGGCTCCGCCCTCAGCCCCCTGTTCAACGGCTTCATGTGCAGCGCCTTCGCCCAGAACATCGGCCTCGTCGCGATGACCCGCATCCGCAGCCGGTACGTCGTCGCCACCGGCGGTGGCTTCCTCGTCCTGATGGGCCTGTGCCCGATGGCCGCCTCGCTCATCGCCGTCGTACCGCGCCCGGTGCTCGGCGGCGCGGGCGTGGTCCTCTTCGGCTCGGTCGCGGCCAGCGGCATCCAGACCCTCGTCAAGGCCGGCCTGGACAAGGACGACAACGTTCTGATCGTCGCCGTCTCGCTGGCCGTCGGCCTCATCCCGATCGCCGCGCCGGACTTCTACCACGCCTTCCCGCAGACGGCGAGGATCGTCCTGGACTCGGGTATCTCGACGGGCTGTGTGGCGGCGGTGGTACTGAACCTGGTCTTCCACCACCTCGGCAGGAGCAGGGACGCACAGGACGTCACCCACCCCATGGAGGCCGTCCCCGCCCACTCGATCCCGTAACCGTCCCCGAACACCTCGCCCCGGCTCGCGTCACCGTGGGCCGGGGTGTCGTCTCCCGCGAGGGGGCGGGGGTCGGCGGATACTGTGAGCCGACGGGGAACACGGGGGAGAGTGTCATGAACGAGTCGGGGCGGGTCGAGGCCTTCAGCGACGGGGTGTTCGCCATCGCCATCACCCTGCTCATCCTGGAGATCAAGGTCCCGCAGGTCGGCGAACACGGCGGCCTGTGGCACGCGCTCGGCGCGCAGTGGCCCTCGTACGCCGCCTATGTGGTGAGCTTTCTGGTCATCGGCATCATGTGGATCAACCACCACCAGCTCTTCAGCTACGTCGCCCGTGTCGACCGCACGCTGATGTTCCTGAACCTGCTGGTCCTGATGGTGGTGGCCGCGGTGCCCTGGCCGACCGCGATGCTCGCGGAGTATCTGCGCGAGGACGCGGCCTCGCATGTGGCGGCGGCCGTCTACAGCCTGGTCATGGTCCTGATGGCGCTCACCTTCCAGGCCCTGTGGTGGCATCTGACCCGCACCGGCCACCTCTTCGACGCCCGCGTCGACGTCCCGGCGGCGAGGGCCACCCGCGCCCGCTTCGCCCTGGGCTCCCTGGCCTACCCCCTCACGGTGGGCCTCGCCTTCGTGTCCGCCCCGCTCACCCTGGCCGCCCACGGCCTGCTCGCCCTGTACTACGGCTTCAACCAGGTACCGGTGCCGACCCGTGAGGACCCGGCCAGTTCATGAGGTTGGCGAGCAGCTCGGCCTGCTCGACCGCGTCGTCCAGGGCGTGGTGCGTGTGCCGCCGCCGCGACAGCAGTTGGCGCGGCATCGTGCCCTTGGCGACCGCCCTGAGCGGCAGTCCCGCCTTCGTCGCGTAGAGCGTCTTCATGTCCAGGCAGCCCGAGTGCCCGAACGGACTCGCCCCGGTGAAACGGATCAGGTACCAGTACAGGAACGTCCAGTCGTACGAGGCCGGGTAGCCGCACATCACGGGCTGCGCCCCGGCGCACACCTCACCGATCCAGTCGGCGAACTCGCCGAGCGCCACGGCCGGTTCCGCGCCCTCGGTCCGCAGCCGCTCCCGGTCGAGCCCGCTGACGGCGAGCGCTTCGGGGACGAACTCCTCACTGATCGGGCGGAGTTCACGGTAGAAGGTGTGCCGCTCGGGGTCGGCGGCGGTGAATCCGTCGACGGTCTGGGTACCGGCGACCGCGGCGCCGAAGCTCAGCATCGAGTACGGCCCCGGGATGGGCCCGTCCGCCTCGATGTCGACGGAGACGTAGCGGCTGGGTCTGATGCGTCGTGCGGCCATGAGGACGGAGCATCGCAGGTCGGCCGGGTCGACCGCATCCGGTTTCAGCTTCGGCGGATCGCCTGGCAGGGCGTGGCCTGCGGGAGGCGGCCGGAGAAGTACGAGCGGGGCGGCACGCCCATCAGGGTGCGGAAGTCGGTCGTCATGTGCGACTGGTCGTAGTAGCCGGTGGTGGCGGCGAGTTCGGCCCAGGACTGCGTGGCGGCGTGGTCGAGCACCGAGCGCACCCGGTCGATGCGGGCGTAGTGCTTGGGGGACAGGCCGACCCCCTCGGCGAACAGGTTGCGCAACTGCCGCTCGCTGACGGCCAGTTCGCGGGCGACCGCGCCCACCGCGCCGGGCACGTGTCCCCTCCGCACCGACATCGCGTCGACGCCGGCACGCAGCAACTCGGTGCGCGAACGGTCGGTGGCGGCGGCGAGCCGCTCGGGCAGCACGTCCGCGAGATGGGCCAGGGCCTCCTCGGGCTCCAGCCGCCGCAGCTCGTCGGCGAGTCGACGGGCGCCCGGGCCGGGCAGGTCGGCCAGGCGCATCGCCCGGCCGAGGAGGTCGACGGCCGGGATGCCGAGCAGCGGCCGGACGGTGCCCGGCGCGAGCCGCAACTCCACGCAGGAGGCCCGGCGTTTGCCGCGGTGGTAGGAGGCACGGGCCCGCGGTCCGATGACCAGGGTGCTGCGGTTGCCGTTCTCCCCCGTGCGGACGACCACCTTGGCGGCGGCCTCCGGAAGATGCACGAACGGCTCGGTCGGCACATCGCCGACGGACACGGAGGCGACCCCCGCGATCCACGGGCGCAGTACCTCGGGCGTCGGCAGGATCTCGCGGGACACGGCGTTCGTCACCCCTCCACCGTAAGCACTCCACCAGGGTCCGCGGGCATGCCGACCGTGCCGGAATTTCCAAGAGATCCGCGCCCAAGTCGCCCACCGTGGTGCACATGATCCTCGTGATGGGTGCCACGGGCACCATAGGCAGTGACGTCGTACGGCAGCTCGCGGTCAGCGGCGAGAAGGTCCGCGCCCTGAGCCGGGACCCGGCGGGCGCCCGGGTGCCGTCGGGCGTGGAGAGCGTGCGTGGCCAGCACCGCGACCGGGCGTCGGTCGAGGCGGCGATGGCCGGTGCGGACGCCGCTTTCCTCGTGGGCGTGTTCGGGCCGGACGACGGCGAGCACGATCGCGGCCTGGTCGAGGCCGCGCGGGCGGCGGGCGTACGGCGCATCGTGAAGCTGTCCGCGATCGGCACCGGCGACCCCCGGCTCGGCGTCTTCGGAACCTGGCACCTGCACGGCGAGGAGGCGGTCCGCACGAGCGGCCTGGAGTGGACGGTCCTGCGTCCCTCCGCCTTCGCCTCCAACACGCTGACCTGGGCGCAGGCCGTCCGGGAGAACACCCCCGCGCCCAACATGATGGGTGACGGGCGACAAGGCGTCGTCGACCCGCGGGACGTGTCCGAGGTGGCCGTGGCCGCGCTGCTCGACGCACGGCACGCGGGACACACGTACACCCTGACCGGGCCCGAGACCCTCAGCGCCCGCGAACAGGCCGCCGTCCTCGGCGAGATCCTCGGCCGACCGGTACCACTGCGGGACCTGTCGCCTCAGGAGCGCCGCGCCCAGCTGCTCGCCGCCGGCCTGAGCGAGACCTACGCGGACGGCCTCACGGTCACGGCCCGGTTCATCCACGAAGGCGGCAACGACGTCGTCACCGAGGACGCCCGGACGGTGCTGGGGCGGCCGCCGCGGACCTACCGGGAGTGGGCCGAGGACCACAAGGGTGCGTTCGCCGGGGCGTGACGGTGGGGCATGACGCCGGGGCGGCGGAGCCCGCAGCGCCGTGAACGGGCGAGCGGTCAGAAACCGAACAGGCGCGGCTCCGTCGCCAACTCCGCGAAGTACTTGTGCGGTTCGGGGACCAGCCGTCGCTCCTTGAGGTCCAGCAGGCCGCCGACTGCCGTGATCTCGGCCGCCACCGTGCCGTCCGTCTTGCGGATCGTCTGCTCCATGCGGAACGTCTTGCCCTGGCCCCAGATGAAACCGCACGTCACCTCGACCTCGTCGCCCGCGATCAGCTCGCGCCGGTAACGGATGGTGGTCTCCAGGGCCACCGGGCCGATGCCCCTGCCGATGAGTCCCGACTGGCTGATCCCGGCGGCCCGCAGGAACGACCAGCGGGCGTGCTCCGCGTAGTTGAGGTACACGCTCTGGTTGAGGTGGCCCTGGACGTCCGTCTCGTACCCGCGGACGGTCACCGGAACGGAAAACGGTTCGCTCACTGCGTCCCCTTCTCGTACTCGATTTCTCGTGCTCGATCGTTCGGACTGACATGCGATGCCTGGTCCGTCGATCTTGGCATGGTTGTCATGCCCGCCGTGGGGATGCCAGCAGAAAGCGCGCTCTCGTCCTCGGCTCGGTGTGCTCGCCGACCTGCCATCCCGCGTCCTGCAACGTGGCCGCGCAGGCCCGCAGCGCCTCGGGGTCGGGCTCGTGCACGGCGACCGCCTCTGGCTGCGGCGTTCCGCGCACCCGGTAGCCCGCCGGATCCGGGCCGGCCGGACGGTGGCCGGCCGCCTCCAGGGCAAGCGCCGCGGCCTGCACCAGATGCGTGCGCTCCCAGCCGCACGGCCGGTCCGTGGCGCCGTCCGGATTGGTCATACGGCGCAGCTCCAGCAGCCCCTGCCAGGCGCTGCGGACCTCGCGCGTGCGGGCGGGACCGGTGTCCGGCGGCTCCTGTTCACCACCGACGCGCGCGGCGAACACACCGCCGCCGGCGGTCGGCGCTGCGGGCTCGGGTGGCGGCCCCGGCTCGGCTGCCTTCCGTATCCGGTGCCCGGCCGGTGTCAGGAAGTGGTCGTGCGGCGGCCGCGGATGCCGGAAGGCGAACCCCCACTTCACCAGCGCCGCCAGCTGCGTCTGCGTACCCCTCAGCCGTCCGCTGACAGGATCGGCGGCATCAATCACACGCCGTTGGGCGGCGGTCGGCGGTCGTGTCACGGCATGCTCCTTCCGCCCTCGTGCCCGTGGTCCCACCTGCTGGAAAGGCTACGACGCGGGTCTGACAACGCCGCCGGTGCCTGCCAAGCGGTGCCCCGGTCTCAGGCGCCTGGCCGCAGGTTCCAGCCCGCGATGACCGGTCGGCCGTGCTCGGTACCCAGCCGGCACACTGTCCCCGTCTCCAGCTGGAAGAGCGCCCCGCCCGACGGCGGCAGCCCCAGCCACCGGGCCGTCAGCACCCGCAGGACATGACCGTGCGCCACGAGCACCACGCTGCCCTCGGTGTCGGCGAACGCCCCGTCGACCTTGGCGAGCATGCGGTCCGCACGTTCGCCGACCTGCTCGGGCGTCTCTCCGGGGTGGTCCGGCGGCCCGGGCTCGACCCCGTCCCGGAACAGGAACCAGTCAGGGCGGGTGCGCTGGATCTCCGGGGTCGTGATGCCCTCGTAGCCGCCGTAGTCCCACTCGCGCAGATCCGGGTCGAGCCGCACCTCGCGCAGCCCGATCAGCTCCGCCGTCTCGCGGGCCCGCTGCAACGGACTGACGAACGCCGCCCCGATCCGCTGCGAGCGGATCAGCGGCACCAGCTGCCGCGCCTCCTGGCGGCCGCGGTCGGTCAGCGGGATGTCGCTCCAGCCGGTGTGCCGACCGGACCGCGACCACTCGGTCTCACCGTGCCGGACGAGAAACAGGTCACTCATGCGTCAGAGGCTACGAGGACACGGCTCCGATCCGGCGCACTCACGCGCCCCGGCATCGACGCATCGCCCACTCAGGCCACCTGCCGCCCCGGCGCGAGCTGTTGCTCCAGCGCGCGTTCGCACTCCGTCAACGGCACGTCGGGGCGCAGGCGTTCCGGGTGCCAGGGCGGGACGTCCGC
It encodes:
- the uraD gene encoding 2-oxo-4-hydroxy-4-carboxy-5-ureidoimidazoline decarboxylase; its protein translation is MTSTSTPPGLTRFNALEEHAALAALHEACASATWAKRLLAARPYATAEDLFTASDAATAELTGADLAEAMAGHPPIGRPKPGDPTSAREQRGMAGASEELRSEMLELNLAYQDRFGHVFLVCATGRTGEQMRDAVKERIGNSPEQEREIVRIELGKINRIRLARLVEEEA
- the uraH gene encoding hydroxyisourate hydrolase yields the protein MSTSTTASVSTHILDTSVGRPAESVAVRLAARSGHGADWQALGGSATDADGRCKDLPGVPEGTTHVRLDFEVEAYFLEFENKQADAQQDAPANRDSGAFFPEVAITFAVKPGEHYHVPLLLNPFGYSVYRGS
- the pucL gene encoding factor-independent urate hydroxylase; this encodes MADNPRPARPVILGQNQYGKAENRVVKITRDGATHHIKDLNVSVALSGDMDDVHYSGSNAHVLPTDTTKNTVFAFAKEHGIESAEQFGIHLARHFVTSQEPIRTARIRIEEYTWERIEASDANSRFIGADEVKHSFVKQGQETRLTQITYDGSSWEVVSGLKDLTLMNSTNSEFWGYVKDKYTTLQEAYDRILATSVSARWRFNWTDDEQKMPHWEKSYEQTRKHMLQAFAETYSLSLQQTLYQMGSRIINNRSEIDEVRFSLPNKHHFLVDLQPFGLKNDNEVYFAADRPYGLIEGTVLRDGCEPKIPVDLTNL
- a CDS encoding 8-oxoguanine deaminase encodes the protein MAAAQRIVIENCSIATVDADDTEYASGYVVIAGNRIESLGAGTAPEGLENVVRRIDASGHLVTPGLVNTHHHFYQWITRGLATDHNLFNWLVALYPTWARIDEPMVHAAAQGSLGMMARGGVTTAMDHHYVFPKDSGDLSGAIIRAAREMGVRFTLARGSMDRSEKDGGLPPDFAVETLEGALAATEATVHEHHDASFDAMTQVAVAPCSPFSVSTELMREGAELARRLGVRLHTHGSETVEEEQFCKELFGMGPTDYFESTGWLGEDVWMAHCVHMNDSDIAAFARTRTGVAHCPSSNARLAAGIARVPDMLAAGVPVGLGVDGTASNESGELHTELRNALLINRLGAHREAALNARQALRLGTYGGAQVLGRSAEIGSLEPGKLADLVLWKLDTLAHASIADPVTALVFGAAAPVTASFVNGRQIVETSRLLHVDEDAVARSTRHEARRLAQLAAQ
- a CDS encoding nucleobase:cation symporter-2 family protein — its product is MATTGLQHVAAMYAGVVAPPLIVGAAIGLSATDLTFLTGACLFTAGLATFLQTLGIWKIGARLPFVNGVTFAGVAPMTAVVASTKDKSDALPVIFGAVIVAGLLGFIAAPFFSKAVRFFPPVVTGSVITLIGVSLLPVAFGWAQGPDPTAHDYGSATNLGLAAATLVLVLLLRRFTRGFVKQIAVLLGLVVGTLAAIPLGATDFSPVADAAVIGFPTPFHFGAPQFQLAAILSLCVVMVVSMTESTADMLALGEIVERPADERTIAAGLRADTLGSALSPLFNGFMCSAFAQNIGLVAMTRIRSRYVVATGGGFLVLMGLCPMAASLIAVVPRPVLGGAGVVLFGSVAASGIQTLVKAGLDKDDNVLIVAVSLAVGLIPIAAPDFYHAFPQTARIVLDSGISTGCVAAVVLNLVFHHLGRSRDAQDVTHPMEAVPAHSIP
- a CDS encoding TMEM175 family protein; protein product: MNESGRVEAFSDGVFAIAITLLILEIKVPQVGEHGGLWHALGAQWPSYAAYVVSFLVIGIMWINHHQLFSYVARVDRTLMFLNLLVLMVVAAVPWPTAMLAEYLREDAASHVAAAVYSLVMVLMALTFQALWWHLTRTGHLFDARVDVPAARATRARFALGSLAYPLTVGLAFVSAPLTLAAHGLLALYYGFNQVPVPTREDPASS
- a CDS encoding 3'-5' exonuclease produces the protein MAARRIRPSRYVSVDIEADGPIPGPYSMLSFGAAVAGTQTVDGFTAADPERHTFYRELRPISEEFVPEALAVSGLDRERLRTEGAEPAVALGEFADWIGEVCAGAQPVMCGYPASYDWTFLYWYLIRFTGASPFGHSGCLDMKTLYATKAGLPLRAVAKGTMPRQLLSRRRHTHHALDDAVEQAELLANLMNWPGPHGSAPVPG
- a CDS encoding AraC family transcriptional regulator; amino-acid sequence: MTNAVSREILPTPEVLRPWIAGVASVSVGDVPTEPFVHLPEAAAKVVVRTGENGNRSTLVIGPRARASYHRGKRRASCVELRLAPGTVRPLLGIPAVDLLGRAMRLADLPGPGARRLADELRRLEPEEALAHLADVLPERLAAATDRSRTELLRAGVDAMSVRRGHVPGAVGAVARELAVSERQLRNLFAEGVGLSPKHYARIDRVRSVLDHAATQSWAELAATTGYYDQSHMTTDFRTLMGVPPRSYFSGRLPQATPCQAIRRS
- a CDS encoding NAD(P)H-binding protein, whose translation is MILVMGATGTIGSDVVRQLAVSGEKVRALSRDPAGARVPSGVESVRGQHRDRASVEAAMAGADAAFLVGVFGPDDGEHDRGLVEAARAAGVRRIVKLSAIGTGDPRLGVFGTWHLHGEEAVRTSGLEWTVLRPSAFASNTLTWAQAVRENTPAPNMMGDGRQGVVDPRDVSEVAVAALLDARHAGHTYTLTGPETLSAREQAAVLGEILGRPVPLRDLSPQERRAQLLAAGLSETYADGLTVTARFIHEGGNDVVTEDARTVLGRPPRTYREWAEDHKGAFAGA
- a CDS encoding acyl-CoA thioesterase, with translation MSEPFSVPVTVRGYETDVQGHLNQSVYLNYAEHARWSFLRAAGISQSGLIGRGIGPVALETTIRYRRELIAGDEVEVTCGFIWGQGKTFRMEQTIRKTDGTVAAEITAVGGLLDLKERRLVPEPHKYFAELATEPRLFGF
- a CDS encoding histidine phosphatase family protein — translated: MSDLFLVRHGETEWSRSGRHTGWSDIPLTDRGRQEARQLVPLIRSQRIGAAFVSPLQRARETAELIGLREVRLDPDLREWDYGGYEGITTPEIQRTRPDWFLFRDGVEPGPPDHPGETPEQVGERADRMLAKVDGAFADTEGSVVLVAHGHVLRVLTARWLGLPPSGGALFQLETGTVCRLGTEHGRPVIAGWNLRPGA
- a CDS encoding DUF6059 family protein, giving the protein MRVLRAIYGALVAAGRMYVCIPAADLIPPPADVPPWHPERLRPDVPLTECERALEQQLAPGRQVA